The Rattus rattus isolate New Zealand chromosome 16, Rrattus_CSIRO_v1, whole genome shotgun sequence genomic interval GCTTTCCTTTACAAGGCCATTTTTTGAAGGAAGATGTTAACAATCACACCTGCTTCTGTCTTATGGGTCTTGGGGGGGGGCGTGTGTCTTTGAGTTTTCTACCTATAGAATCTCCTCCCTGGGGAATCTAGGCAGAAGCTCTACTGCTAAaccacactcccagcccctcgCTGTGGGATTCTAGGGGAATGCTATACCACAGAGTCCTGTCCTTGGCCCCTTAGTGAGGTATTCGAGGCGGGGGCTCTACTGCTGAGGGACAGTCTTGGACTCATACCATTACTCAGGAGTGAAGTAAATCCAGTAGATCAGGAGACACTGGCCACAAGTAAAAAGGTACTTCATTACTTACAGTTCCcaaaaggagaggaggcagaCCTGTCAGTCAGGAGGCAGACAAGAGCCTGAGGGAAACGCTGGCAAGAACCTTTGTATTGGTTTCCATGGGCAGAAGTGGGTGAGACAGGGCAGGCGAGCATCGAGTCACTGACTTGAAGCATTTCTGTCTGACCCCGGATGCTGGGTACTCAACCCTGAGATAATCTGAGCAGAGTGTAAAAGCTTGAAGGAGGAAGAAGTCAGGAATGGCTCTGGATTGGCTGATTTGCATAGGAGAACATTCACTCACATACAGGCCAGTCCTATTGTCAATAACTGCCTAGCCCTAGGAAGAACACCCCAGTCCCTCCATACCTCCAGAGTAGATACAGTTGTCAAAAGTATCCTGAAAGCATCTCAGCATGTGGAAGGCTACAGCGAGAACATCAAGAGGGTGGGCCAGCCTGAGCTTTGTAGCCAGATCCTGTTTAAAATAAAGGGCTGGACTTATCCACGGTAGAGCACTCACAGGCCCCTAAACTCAATCCCCATTTCAAAAACTAGTAAATGGAAGGATGCTGGAGAGAAGTCGTAGTGGTTAACAGCCCTAGCTAATTGCTGCTCCAGAAGACCCGGGCTCAATTCCCAATATTCACATGGccgtttgtaactccagttccaggggactggatgccctcttctgactttgggGCACCACGCACATAGTGGTACTTAGATACAGACAAAAACACCtagaatacaaacaaaataaaatatttaaaaataagaatgacaggcagtggtggtacctgtttttaatctcagctctcaggaagcagatgcaggtgaatctctgagtttgaagccagcctggttaaGGGagtgattccaggacagccagggctatgaagagaaaccctgtctcaaaaaaaatcaaaatgataagAAGAAGAGTTATTaattaaagaggaagaaggaggcgAGATAGCTTAATCTTTAAAATGCTTGAATGTGATCCCCAGAATCTGTCGTAAAAAGTAATTATACTcagcatttaatcccagcactcagaaggcagaggcgggtagatttctgtgagtttgatgacagccagggctacatagggagttccaggccagccagggctacatagtaagaccctatctaaaacaaaaacaaacaaaaaccttgtcAAGAAATTCCAGCAACAAGAGATagggacaggcagatccccaAGGCTCACTAGCCAGCCAACCTTGCCTAATTGGAGAGGTGCAAGTTCATGagaggcctgtctcaaaaataaaacggACTCCTTAACAGTATCAAAGGTTGGCCTCTCGCCTTCTCATGAatgtgcaaacacatgcatgtgcatacagagaaagaagaggagagatggaaggaaggagagagaagaaagagaaagggtgtgGTTAATACAACCCCAATGTCCTGGGTACTCTGTAAGTGCCCTCAGCAGAACGTGCATGGAACCCCTCTAGAGAGCACAGACCGTCCCTAAATGTGCTGTGCACAGTTGGTCTGAGAGTGAGCtcatagaaataaatacacacgTGGCCCAGTGCTTGGTACAGAAGAGGAACACAAATGACTTTCCAAGGGCCATGGCTCAGGGAGGTTAGGTCACTGGCCAAGATCACTTAGCAAGAAAGGCAGCATGGGAGCTAAAGATAggactcagcagtcaagagcacttgggtccctcagaggacccaggttcagttcccagcacccatatggggtggctcacaaccactccAGCATCAGGACATCCAgcgcccccttctggcttccacgtgtacctccacacacatggcatacacttgTAGAGATAAcagttttaaagaaaggaaagcaggcagTGTGGATCTAGTCTCTGAGGTCAGGTGCTTAAGAGGGCCCCTGTGACTAGGAGCCATGGGAATTGTCTGGCCTCCCCTCTCCTACTCTTCTTGCCTAGGCTCCTGGAAGCCGACTCCAAGTCCATGCGCTCCATGAATGGCTCCCGGAGGAACAGCGGCTCCTCCCTGGTATCCAGCTCCTCCGCCTCCTCCAACCTGAGCCACCTGGAGGAGGACACATGGATTCTCTGGGGCCGGATTGCCAACGAGTGGGAGGAATGGCGGCGCAGAAAGGAAAAGCTACTCAAGGTGGCCtgaggcagatgtgggatgggcaTGAGTCTGGCCAGCCTGGTCATTTGTCCACCAGCCaggaccaaagtgcagatggACAGATCGGacttgggagtgggagggggtgagagagaggTCCCTGTGCCTGCTTGCTGTATGCTCTGATGCAATGGTACCTGTACCTATGACCCTATACTCAGGACACTGAGGCAAGAGGCTCAGTGTGGGCTGCATAGTCAAACTTCATGCAAAGAGCGAAGGGCTTGCTTAAAAAGAAGGTGGGGGCTAAGAAAATACctgtctgtaaagtgcttgctgcataaaATTGAAGATCTAAGGTCCATCCTCGGCACCTATAAAAAACTGAGCATGCTGGCACacgcttgcaatcccagcaccgtggaagcagagacaggcagattcctgtggGAACTCCTAGCCAATCAGCTTAGCCCTGTGGGCAGCCACAGCCtagtaaagagaccctgtctcaaagtacaTGTGGATAGgtcagcaagatagctcagcaaataaaggcacttgctgtcaagaCTGGCAACCTGAGTTTTCTCCACATGTACAAGAGGTTCGACTCCTTCAAATGCAggtacaagttgtcctctgttacatatagcctacacacacacacacacacacacacacacacacacacacacaaagcatgagAATTGGGATCATAGCTTAGTGGTGGAGGAGTCGCTGAAGGATGGGGAGCCCCCAGTCAGCACGTGACTAGCTAAAAGCACAGTGACTCAGATGTCCTCTACCATCCTAAAAGCAAGTGTAAGCCATGCCTGAGGTGCTGGACTGGGTTGGCCTTGGGATGGCTGCAGTGCACGGGGCAGACTGCAGCCtgagcctccctccccacctctccccacccATGGCAGGAGCTGATCCGAAAGGGCATCCCACACCACTTCCGGGCCATCGTTTGGCAGCTCCTGTGCAGTGCCACAGATATGCCCGTCAAAAACCAGTACTCCGAGCTCCTCAAGATGTCCTCACCATGTGAGAAGCTGATCCGAAGGGACATTGCCCGCACCTATCCAGAGCATGAGTTCTTCAAAggccaggacagcctgggccagGAAGTCCTCTTCAATGTCATGAAGGTGAGGCCCCAGTAATGGCTCCAGCCACCTTAGGAACAATCCCCACTTAAGATGGCTGCAGAGAGGCTGGTGGGAATCCTGTGTTCACTCAGCCTCCTTCCCTTCTAGGCATACTCCCTGGTCGATCGGGAGGTAGGATATTGCCAAGGCAGTGCCTTCATTGTGGGCTTACTCCTCATGCAGGTGAGTTGCCCTGGCTCCATCCCCAATATGTACATAAGAGCATTCCCTGAGTGTAGTGACCTGCTAGGGCCAGATACTTTACCATGCAGGACAGGAACAGGGCTTAAGGAGTGTTgggggggattggggatttagctcagcggtagagctcttgcctagcaagcgcaaagccctgggttcgagccccagctccgaaaaaaaaaaaaagacaaaaaaaaaaagggggggagcaTTGGGACAGGGAAGAACCACAGGCTAATGATTTAGGGGGTTATAGAGGTTTACAGGGAAACCAGAAGACTTAGGGAGAAAAGAGATAGCTAGGTGTGAACAGGTGTGAACAGGTGTGTCTCAATCAGGGAGATGAGACTGAGGCACTAGAAAGGTTTAAGTGCAGCTCCATTGTTTCCCATTAGTGGCCCTCAGCAAATAACTTCAGCCACAGGTCTTCCATCAATGAATAGTATTGACCGTATTTATGGTTTGTAGGATGGGTCCCAGTAGCCAGGTACgattacaataaatataaatggaaCAGAAACATGCCCCTGTGTAACACTGTGCAGAGCCCAAGCATGGCttcccactcacacatacactcacacacattgctGGTCCCTCCAGATGCCTGAGGAAGAGgccttctgtgtgtttgtgcggCTGATGCAGGAGTACCGGCTACGGGAGCTCTTCAAGCCCAGCATGGCCGAGCTGGGACTCTGTATCTACCAGTTTGAATACATGCTACAGGTAAGCAGGCCAGGGATGACCACCCTGAGGTTATCTCCAGAACACCCCTAAACTGGAAATTCTAGACCTAAGAAATTACCCTTGGGAGCTGAGactatggctcagttggtaggatCCTTGCCCATCATGCACAAAGTCCTGAACACCACCCCTAGAACTTTATAAACTGGGCACGGCAGTACACATCTGTCATCCTATGACTTAGGAGGTCGAGGTAGagagtcagaaattcaaggtcagtctcagCTACATGGGAAGTTCaaaccagcctgagttacatgaaACCCTCTCTGGAAAGAGGTGGTGGTCAAACATGCCTGGAGCCTGGTAAGGTGGTACACCTTCATGATCGTAGTGCTTTGGTttatgagacaggaggataacAAGCTCAAGGCCACCCTAGGGCTACTAAGTAAGGCCTCTCTCAATGTCTAGGAACTGGGACGTGGGGAGGTTGTAgtatagatcagtggtagagggctGGGTTGGCACATAAGAATCTTGAGTTCAATGTGAAGTTctgtggagaaggaaaaggaggaagtgagggggaatggaaggagaaagaaggaagaactgAATGGGGCAAGGAAAGGAGGAGTcctttcccactctgtcccttcctgTGAGGTGAAAGCATACAATTGTGGAGCATGCTGGGAGGGACAAGGCTAGCCACAACAGGGGGCTCTTGGCTCCCAAAGGGGCTTCCAGAACCACTAGGgcagaacaggaggaggagcgCTGGCTCCATGTGCTAAGGGTGtggtagaaggaggggaaagtgttgtctgcctgcctctgctgattACGGGGGAGCTACAGACATCTCCATTTATAAATAGCAGTCCCCACAGGGCTCACTCCTGGCTGGCAGACAGAACGTGTTTATgctgtatgtgtatacacacacacacacacacacacacacacacacacacacacacacacacaccccacaccactcTTGTACTCTTATCCTCTCTGGCCAGCTTCAGAAGCCCATGGCAAGAAAAAGGTGCCATCAGTGAGTTGTCAGTAAAGGCTCCTCTCCCAGGCGCTGAGGACAGGCAGGTAGCACTCCCTGGGAGCTGCTAGCTGAACAAACAGGAGGCCCAGGCACCtacaaaaatgaaagcagaggCTTGGGGTAGCGTGCTTGCCTAGTAtttgtgaggtcctgggtttgatccccaatatCCTTCCCtaccctcaaaaagaaaagaaatgtcacagCGGGACGTAGTGATGAGCACTCTTAATCCAACAGGCTACAGAGAAAGGCCTGGTTAAAAGAAAGAGTAGGACAGGAACATAGCTCAGTCGAGTGCCTGCCAAGCATGAACAAAGGCCCTGGCTTCAATTCCCTCCTGTGGTAGTTGGCACTttagaagtagaggcaggaggaggaccaggagttcaaggtcagctcagCTTCATAGCAAGTTGAAGGCCACCCTATAATATATGAAATCCTCTTCCAAAAATGAAGTATGgtttgagatggctcagtcagtaaagtgcttgctgtataagcacaggacctgggttcagatcctcaGTATCCTTGTAAAGCCTCGTAGGCTCCTAGGAGGATATTCCTGTTATCTTcatgctgggaggcagagacaagaaaatcCCTGGAGCTGCCTGGCCAGCTAGCCTACCTAGCCAAGTCAGAGGCctccagttcagtgagaggcaGCGTCTAACAGTCAAAGGACAGTGGACATGGgagttcacacctttaattccagcactcgggaggacgAGGCAACCAGATCACTGTGAGTCATaagccagcctgatcttcagagcaagttccaggaagaagacagcagcgtcaacctctggcctccacataaccctttacatgtatacacatatgaacacatacaagcctcctatacatacacacagataaaaaacagtttgatccccagcatctgCCCTCCTCAAAGCTAGGAAGCAATTATAACCCCAAGCGGAAGACTGGAGACTTTCACAGCCTAATGTTTACACAGCCAAGCAAATGTTTAACTGTGAGCACAGAGGAAGCCcagagttctgatgccctctccagctccctttcccCAGTGGTCTGCTACTATCTGACAGCCTGAAGTTGAGGTCAATCCCATTTTCCCAGGCCCTGCTTGTAGCCCCATGGACTCAAAGGTCCAGTATTTCCCAGCTTCCCCCCAAACACAGTAGCTAAAAGAGGACCCAGGAGGAATCTGGGCTGCCCAGGGTAGGTCAGCAAACACTCCTTGGAGGTGAGAGGCACCGAGGCCCAATACTTCCCTCTCGGTGCCCaccagcctccccctccccacacaggaGCAGCTTCCGGACCTGAACACCCACTTCCGCTCACAGAGCTTCCACACATCCATGTATGCATCATCCTGGTTCCTCACGCTTTTCCTCACCACCTTTCCCCTGCCTGTTGCTACCCGGGTCTTTGACATCTTTATGTATGAGGTGAGTGCCCTGCAGGACACCCTGGCCCACTCCACTCTGCATGCGGAGGGAAGCACAGCCCACCTCCAAAAGAAGAGTCATGACTGACAGGACAAAGGAAGGGCTAGAGTGCAAGGAGGGTCTGAGCCTGCTGGTGGGAGGACTGGAAGCTCGTTGGTGAGGGGTGATTGATGGGAGGACAGGGCCTTCAGGTGAGAGGACAGAGGCTCATGGGACTGTGATTGACTTTGCAGGGACTGGAGATTGTGTTCCGAGTTGGCCTTGCCCTGCTGCAAGTGAACCAGACAGAGCTGATGCAGCTGGACATGGAGGGCATGTCCCAGGTGGGTCAGGTGGGCTGGGAAGGTGACAGGCACAGGAGTCCTTCCCATGTGACAAGAAGGGATGTGgctagttggtagagtgcttgcctagcatgcatgaagccctgggttccatcctacAGCACTGTATAGACAGGCATGATGATGCATGGTTTTAATCCCAACACGCAGGATGTGAAGGCAGgtgagtcagaagttcaaggctaacctgagctgTACAAGATTCTAAGAAataggccaggcagtggtggtgcacacctttaattccagcacctgagaggcagaggcaggcagatctctgagcttaaGTTCCAGTattgaaaaaaaggaaaccaaaacaaaaaacaaaccaagattcTAAgtgatggggatgggggagggggggtgactTCCCAATAGAAGTCACTCTTGAGCATCTGGGATCCTTTCTGCCCTGAGGAACCCCAGGCTCTGTCAGATAGAACCCAGAGCCAGCAACCTAGCACTGGGGAGAACAAGAAGCCAACGGCCGCTGGTCTGGGGAGGTCCTGCTGACTCTTTCCTACCCACTGCTGCAGGTCCCCAGAGCTTGCCTGCAAAGTAGCCCCTGGCTGACTTTGAGAGGCGTTTAGCATGTTTTCACCCCAGCTTTCAGCCTGGGGTACAGAAAGGGGCCGGGCATCTTGAGGCCGCCTCCTACCGCGCTCCTCCCTGCCTGCGCCTTCTCCTGGCACAGCCTGCTAAATCAGAAGCCAGCTTGGCCCTCACCATGGTTTCCCCATGACACAGGCCCTAACCCTCCCAGCATCTTCCAGCTGGTGCTTCAGGAAAGAATGCACAAAGACCACAGTTGTGTCTGCGAACACGGGCATACATTGTCCGAGGCTGCCTGACTGGAGCAGCTGGGCAGAGGAATAGGACCTCTGGGCTCGTCTACCCACTTCCTAAGGAGAGCTCCCCCATGCTCAGACCCCATTCATCCCAGCCCTGCCTTCAGGAGGTCCTCTAGCCTGATTGTcttagttttatttgttgttagggtcagtgtgggggtggggagagggagagagaaggtgggtCATGGCTCACAATACTCACAGTTCAATTCTGTTTCCACTCTGAgttctctcttactctttccaTTGTTGgttccagggatagaactcaggtcaggCCCTGGGCAGTACATTCCATTACAGGCCAAGCTGATCCCCACTTTCAACCCCTGATTTTCTCAAGCTTCCCAGAAACCATGCTGGGAAGGCaggtctccctccttccctagcTGTTCCTTCTCCTACAGTCAATTCATTTGCACtacaaaaaaaggggggttgggggctggagagatggcttgactgctcttccagaggtcctgagttcaaatcccagcaaccacagggtggctcatagccatctgtaatgagatctgatgccctcttctggtgtctgaagacagctacagtgtactataaataaataaataaataaataaataaataaataaataaataaatcaatcaatcaatcaatcaataaatcaatcaatcaatctatctttaaaaacatacattggCTGAGTAACCAAAGACAGACAGCCCGGATGCTGAGACAAAGGGAAGCCCCAGGCAGTAGCAGGATACAGTGGGAGCCTAGGCAGACCCTGATGGCCGGGACCCAAGTGATCGTAACTCCCTGTGTCTTCACAGTACTTCCAGAGAGTGATCCCCCACCAGTTTGACAGCTGCCCAGACAAGCTGGTCCTCAAGGCTTACCAGGTCAAGTACAACCCTAAAAAGATGAAGAGGTCAGTGCCCGGGAACGGAGAACTCAAAAGGGAAGCCCTCCTCACCTCAGGGAGGCGGGACTTTGACCGTGTGCCCCGTCCCCGCAGGCTGGAGAAGGAGTACGCAGCTATGAAGAGTAAGGAGATGGAGGAGCAGATCGAGatcaaagtgagttccagaggCGTGAGGGAGGGCAAAGATGGGCTGCCTTGAGGCTTTCCCTCGCAAATCCAGAGCTGGCCGCTAGAGGGCAGTCCTAGCTAGCGCATGCACGGACAGAACGGGCTGGCCTGGGCGGACAACTTCTGGCTCCGGATTACCCTAGCTCACTTGCCCCTTCCTTCACCTGCCAGCCCCGCGTGGGAGCGCATTCCCCAATTGGCATGTCCTCAAAGCTGGCCGCACAACAGTAAACAAGACAGTCAAAGTTCCTTGCCTTCATGTCCCCGAACCCCCCATGTCATGGGGCGATAGTCAATAAATCACTGAAATAGTGTGGATACCAGAGTGCTCCGGATATAGTCATACGAGAGACAGTCGCATCTGGGGAGACACTCTAGGTCCAAGAGTTCAGTGTAGAGGGCCTAGGATAGAAGAATGTGCCTGGTGGGCAGGAGAACACCCTGGGGGCACAGAGGTTGGGAGCTAAGGAGAAAGGCTCAGGCAAGCAGCCTATGTAGGCTAAGGTATGGTCATCCACTCAGGGTCCTGGTTGTACTGTAGCagccagcctgccagcccagcGTCAGTTCCTTGAGTGCACAAAACGTCTGAAACCAAACTTACCTCTCAATGGCCTCTTCACCCCTCTCcatttgattttagccattcatCCAACAAACATCTATTGAAACAAAGATGAGACCTAGTCATAAGTGACAAGGACCTGGCTTCCCAGATAAAGGCACTCTTGAGCATTGAGAATCCCTCAATATCTTTCCAAGGAGGCCCAGGTACTGCCAGGTACAACCCAGGGCCAGGAtgtagaagagaggagaaagaaaagctcatACCCACCTACTCCAACCGACCAGCTAGCTACACGTTCCCAAAGCCTGCTAGCCAGGTTAAGGACCCTACAACCCAATATAGGGGACAGGCAAGGACACGAACCTCCATATAGACCCGGTTTTGTCCTCCACACTTGATGAATCAGAGTGGTTAGCACTGGTGTCCCACTGAAGACCAGCTGTGTGGCCCTGGCAGGTAAAttcacctctctgagccttggagcTTTGCTGTGATATTCCTGTCACTGTCCGCCTCCAGTGCATTGTTTCTACCTCCTGTGGGAAGTCAGGGGCAGAGGCCTGTGCCTGCAAGCTGAAGCACTTGGCTCTGTTGAGGCTTCCAGAAAGATTTCCATCCTGGGTTTGTGAGCCATCTCACAAGGAAGTGTTGCACTAGACCAAATGTGGTTCTTGCTGTGTGCAGATGAGCGGCCTGCTCTCATCGGGGGACCGTGAGGCCCAGAATAGACAAGAATGCCATAGGCCTTGAGACCACAGGCCAGACTGAAAGTTTCCCCTGAGGAGAGATTTCCCCAGAGGCCTTGAAGAGTCAGGCAGATGTCTCCTCACAGGGCATCTTAGAAGTGCCCTGCAGTTTGGTCTCTCACTTTTAGCCTGTCTTAAAACATCCTGATTTGATGCTGGGaggtggtgatgcatgcctttaatcccaacactcggaggcagaggcaggtgaatctctgagttttgaggtcaccctggtcaacagagcaagttctgggacagccagagctatacagagaaaccctgtctcacaagaGCCAAATAAAGTATCAGAAACAAATCCCTTATTTGCTTGCATCGGATAAGGCAAGACTTTGACAACTACACTGTGCAAATGTGCATAGACACTGCCTTTGAAGGAAGCATTCGTtgaggctggggctgtagcttaCTGGTGAGGGTTTGCCCAGCACACACGAGGCCATGGGCTCCATCCTCGGTACAGAACAGcagcaaaaggaaaagagggcgaaggagatggctcagtgggtaaagtgtttgctgggcatgcatgagttcaatccccaggacccacatagaagAGCCAGGAGCAGGAGTGTTCCTTCAgtccatccacagacacacagagacaggcagacaggtcCCTGCAAGCCAGCCTAGCCACATTGTCGGATTCCAGGTTTAAAAAGGAGGGTAAGGCTGAGAAGAGGCCtctgtaaagtgcttgtctcAAGCATGGAGACTTAAACCCGGAGCTCCCAGCCCAACAGTAAAGCCCAGCACAATCTGcgttgtaaccccagcacttgggactgGGAGAGGTAGCAGGTGAATCCATGGAACCCATTTAGCCAGCCTAACTCAGTCCATGGGCGTCAGCTCTAGTGGGAACTGCATTTCAAAAACTAGCATAGAACAGGGGTAGttgcacatgcttttaatcctagccgTGAGGTAAttgaggcaggtagatctctgttgGTTCAAAGCCAATTTTGACCACATTATTACAAGTCCCAGCCAatcatggctacatagtgagatcctgtctcaaataaaccaACGAacctaggtatggtggcacaagTCTGTCACCCTAGGACTGGGGAGGTGGACTTTGGAGGGTCACCGCCACTCCTCTGTGACTCTGTTCCTTACACGTGATGTGAGTCAGTGACCATCAGGTCCATGATTTGCTCCACTGCTTTCTGGGTGtttctgtctccccaggaaaTGTCCTGTGTAATGCATAGGTAGTGTCTAgtctcatttctgttgctgtgataaaatactctgacaaaccAAGGAAGACTGGAGCAGTGGCCTAGCAATTAAACGCTCTggccgttcttccagaggacctgtgctcACCACTGTTCACCACTGTCTATCTCGAGGATCCCAGGCCCTCTTTGGCCCTGTAGTCACTCCtgccataaaattaaaacaaaacgtTAACAAAGATTTTAAACTTAAGACAAAAAGTTATGTATTTTAGCTAACAATCCAGATTACAGTGCATTACCTCCACGGAAGTCACAGCAGGAAGAGCTTGAGACCATTGGTCACATCACATGCGGTCAAGAAGAAAGAGATGCTTACATGTCGAAATACTCTCCTGCTTGTGCTCAGTTCTAGTTCTCCACTCACGCACTTCAGATTCCCTGCCTGGTTAGAGGTGGGCTGTCTTCTCTCACATCGATTAaggcaagcaagaaagaaaaagaaaaacttccccTAGCTGGGAGGTGGTAACACACAgccttaatcccagaactcctgaggcagaagtaggtggatatctgtgagttcaagcccagcctggtctaccaagcaaggtccaggacagccagggctacacagagaaatcctgttttgaaaaaccaaaaaaagaaagtaaagaaggaagggagggagggaggacggaaAGAAGGGatggtgggaggaagggaggaaggaagggagaaaaggaaaatccCTGTAAACATGTCTATGAGCCAACCTAACGTAGACAAATCATTAAGATTCGCTCCCCAGGGGACTcgaggttgtgtcaagttgatgacgAAAACCACCCTCACAGCCTGGTAGGCCTTTTGGTCATCTACTACCACAGATGATTTCATAACCAGGGAGCTGAGGAGCCTACCCACATCTGCATGCTCACCAGCTTCATAGAGGATCCCAGGGGAACTTAAGACCacatccggggttggggatttagctcagtggtagagcgcttgcctaggaagcgcaaggccctgggttcggtccccagctccaaataaataaataaataaataaataaataaataaataaataaataaatccacttACCCTAAATTCCTCATcccagagcagagggcagagccaaGCATGGGGTGGGATACCTCTAACCCCTACgcaggaggcagcaggatcaaAATTCAAAGCTGACTATACCATATAACAAGACAGCGGGGAGCAGGGAAATAGTCATATCGAGGGCAATGTGTCTAAAGGTCAGAGATGTGCCAGAGACGGTGCCTGGCacgcaggaagccctgggttctatccacCCCGGCGTCACCCTGCATAATCACAGCACCATGGCACACAGCTGccatctcagtgctcaggagtaAAAGC includes:
- the Evi5l gene encoding EVI5-like protein isoform X4 produces the protein MSLPTMASPTLSPDSSSQEALSAPTCSPTSDSENLSPDELELLAKLEEQNRLLEADSKSMRSMNGSRRNSGSSLVSSSSASSNLSHLEEDTWILWGRIANEWEEWRRRKEKLLKELIRKGIPHHFRAIVWQLLCSATDMPVKNQYSELLKMSSPCEKLIRRDIARTYPEHEFFKGQDSLGQEVLFNVMKAYSLVDREVGYCQGSAFIVGLLLMQMPEEEAFCVFVRLMQEYRLRELFKPSMAELGLCIYQFEYMLQEQLPDLNTHFRSQSFHTSMYASSWFLTLFLTTFPLPVATRVFDIFMYEGLEIVFRVGLALLQVNQTELMQLDMEGMSQYFQRVIPHQFDSCPDKLVLKAYQVKYNPKKMKRLEKEYAAMKSKEMEEQIEIKPRVGAHSPIGMSSKLAAQQ